One Nitrospira sp. genomic region harbors:
- a CDS encoding cyclopropane-fatty-acyl-phospholipid synthase family protein, producing the protein MNETMIPSDVMIEQVSGPVSPPSRVLAQLYRLARRAVFARLGSLRHGSVSVVDGHERHTFGQVTPVCPLQATITIRDPHTYADVALGGTIGVADAYRRGFWGCDDLTTLVRIFVLNRELLDGVEGGLATLTRPLLTAMHWLNRNTKTGSRKNIAAHYDLGNEFFRLVLDETMMYSCAYFERPDATLAEASRAKNDRICRKLQLSASDHVLEIGTGWGGFAIHAASQYGCRVTTTTISRQQFDLAVQRVDAAGLRDRVTIIQTDYRDLPQLNVRFDKLVSIEMIEAVGHHYFDAYFNVCNRMLKSGGLMLLQGITIDEQLYERAKRSVDFIKHFMFPGSCIPSVSALISASARSGGLNLVQLEDIGAHYVPTLQAWRKNAAQALTAITALGYPPDFVRLWEFYLSYCEGGFAERSISNVHLLLAKAGWRGVPLVC; encoded by the coding sequence ATGAATGAAACCATGATTCCCTCAGATGTGATGATCGAACAGGTATCGGGTCCAGTCTCCCCGCCTTCACGTGTGCTGGCGCAATTGTACCGGCTTGCCCGACGAGCGGTCTTTGCCCGGCTGGGATCTCTCCGTCATGGTTCAGTCAGCGTGGTCGACGGCCACGAGCGGCATACCTTTGGTCAGGTGACCCCGGTCTGTCCGCTCCAGGCGACGATCACGATCCGTGATCCTCATACCTATGCCGATGTCGCACTGGGCGGGACGATCGGGGTCGCCGATGCCTATCGGCGTGGATTCTGGGGCTGTGACGATCTCACGACATTGGTTCGTATCTTTGTCCTCAATCGCGAGTTGCTGGACGGTGTGGAAGGCGGCCTCGCGACGCTGACTCGCCCTTTACTCACGGCCATGCACTGGCTCAATCGCAATACGAAAACGGGCAGCCGAAAGAACATCGCCGCCCATTACGACCTGGGCAATGAATTTTTCCGCCTCGTACTTGATGAGACGATGATGTATTCCTGCGCGTACTTCGAACGTCCGGATGCCACGCTGGCGGAAGCGTCGCGCGCCAAGAACGACCGGATTTGCCGGAAGTTGCAGCTGTCCGCGAGCGATCATGTGCTGGAGATCGGCACCGGCTGGGGTGGGTTCGCCATTCATGCGGCCTCGCAGTACGGATGTCGTGTGACGACAACAACGATCTCTCGACAGCAGTTCGATCTGGCGGTGCAGCGTGTGGATGCAGCGGGCCTGCGGGATCGGGTGACGATCATTCAGACCGACTATCGCGACCTCCCTCAGTTGAACGTGCGCTTCGACAAGCTGGTCTCCATCGAGATGATCGAGGCGGTCGGCCATCACTATTTCGATGCCTACTTTAACGTCTGCAATCGGATGTTGAAATCAGGCGGACTGATGCTTCTGCAGGGCATCACGATCGACGAGCAGCTCTACGAGCGGGCCAAACGGTCCGTCGACTTTATCAAGCATTTCATGTTTCCCGGCAGTTGTATTCCTTCGGTCAGTGCGCTGATCTCTGCATCGGCGAGGAGCGGAGGGCTCAACCTCGTGCAGTTGGAAGACATCGGGGCGCACTACGTTCCGACGCTTCAAGCGTGGCGCAAGAATGCGGCTCAGGCGCTTACGGCCATCACGGCACTCGGGTATCCGCCGGACTTTGTGCGGCTGTGGGAGTTCTATCTCAGCTATTGCGAAGGAGGGTTTGCAGAACGCTCGATCAGCAATGTTCATCTGCTCCTGGCCAAAGCAGGCTGGCGCGGCGTCCCTCTCGTATGCTGA
- a CDS encoding DUF1295 domain-containing protein produces MSLSLYFLGLVSTMGLATLTWVVSVLKRDVSIVDGVWALMLLAAATVYATGAEPYAGRTTLILTLVVLWAVRLSGHIIRRNWGEPEDRRYRDIRQKYEPNFALKSLGLIFWFQAGLAWVISIPLWPALTVPVDGGAWDVLAVTVWTVGMIFEGVGDWQLSQFKADPANHGKVMDCGLWRYTRHPNYFGECLIWWGFFLFALPAGAWWTVAGPLLLTYMLLKFSGVTLVEQTIVERRPAYREYIARTNAFIPGPPKQSVQASIPGDRGHA; encoded by the coding sequence ATGAGTCTATCGCTCTATTTCTTAGGACTGGTTTCAACGATGGGTCTGGCGACGCTGACATGGGTGGTCAGCGTCCTTAAACGCGATGTGAGCATCGTGGACGGCGTGTGGGCCTTGATGCTCCTCGCCGCCGCGACGGTGTACGCCACCGGTGCGGAGCCCTATGCGGGACGGACGACGCTCATCCTGACGCTGGTTGTGCTGTGGGCCGTGCGTCTGTCAGGTCATATCATCCGTCGCAACTGGGGTGAGCCCGAGGACCGGCGTTATCGAGACATCCGCCAGAAATATGAACCGAATTTCGCCCTGAAGAGTCTTGGACTCATCTTCTGGTTTCAGGCAGGACTGGCATGGGTCATTTCCATACCCCTGTGGCCAGCTCTCACCGTACCGGTCGATGGAGGGGCATGGGATGTACTGGCGGTGACGGTATGGACCGTCGGCATGATCTTCGAAGGTGTCGGAGATTGGCAGCTGTCACAGTTCAAGGCCGATCCGGCGAACCACGGCAAGGTGATGGACTGCGGACTCTGGCGCTACACCCGTCATCCCAACTACTTCGGCGAGTGCCTGATCTGGTGGGGCTTCTTCCTCTTTGCGCTGCCGGCCGGGGCCTGGTGGACGGTCGCGGGGCCCCTGCTCCTCACCTACATGCTCTTGAAATTCTCGGGCGTAACTTTGGTGGAGCAGACCATCGTCGAGCGGCGACCGGCGTATCGAGAGTACATCGCAAGGACCAATGCCTTCATTCCCGGTCCGCCGAAACAAAGTGTGCAGGCCTCCATTCCAGGAGACAGAGGTCATGCTTAG
- a CDS encoding response regulator, translating into MTTPLRLLQLEDNTVDAELILATLNEGGIPCETSRVDRRDTFVDALKAGKIDLILADYSLPGFDGITALSLAQQLRPDIPFIFVSGTLGEELAIDAMHRGATDYILKQRLGRLVPSLQRAIRELQERQERARVEEALRQSEKQLRQAQKMEAVGRLAGGLAHDFNNLLTVIMGHAQVLLNEMETEHPFRTKVEEMQKAGDRAATLIRQLLTFSRKQPSTPKVLSVNPLITNFETMMRRLIGEDLELTLALAPQDLRISADPAQIEQVLMNLVVNARDAMPKGGRLRIETAQVELTRTPMYHAQLPALGTFVKLSVSDTGSGMSPDTLTHIFEPFFTTKEEGKGTGLGLSTVFGIVTQSGGGLDVTSRIGQGSRFDVYFPSVRSNLDPTASAQAPRSSHRGRETILLVEDDASVRDLVRDELKKLGYRVLESKNGLEACLVATQQIGNYQLLLTDVVMPGMNGTELAQHLRILKPDLRILFISGYADDVGIGATDQLSDYLQKPFTPEALSQRIRQLLDLVPLPQNGSPRKEASTSHLS; encoded by the coding sequence GTGACGACCCCGCTAAGACTCCTCCAGCTGGAGGACAACACCGTCGACGCCGAATTGATCCTGGCGACCCTCAACGAGGGTGGTATTCCCTGTGAGACCAGCCGGGTCGACCGGCGAGACACCTTTGTCGACGCCTTGAAAGCAGGGAAGATCGACCTGATCCTCGCGGATTATTCTCTTCCCGGATTCGATGGGATCACCGCCCTCTCGCTCGCGCAACAACTCAGGCCCGACATCCCCTTCATCTTCGTCTCCGGAACTCTCGGCGAGGAATTGGCCATCGACGCCATGCATCGCGGCGCCACCGATTATATTTTGAAACAGCGCCTCGGACGGCTTGTGCCGTCACTCCAACGCGCCATCAGGGAACTCCAGGAACGGCAGGAGCGCGCCCGCGTGGAAGAAGCCCTTCGACAGAGCGAGAAGCAGCTTCGGCAGGCCCAGAAGATGGAAGCCGTCGGCCGCCTGGCCGGAGGGCTCGCCCACGATTTTAACAACCTCCTCACCGTCATCATGGGCCATGCCCAGGTCCTGCTCAACGAGATGGAGACGGAACATCCCTTCCGAACCAAAGTCGAAGAAATGCAGAAGGCCGGCGATCGGGCCGCGACGCTGATCCGTCAGCTTCTCACCTTCAGCCGTAAGCAACCGTCGACCCCAAAAGTGCTGAGCGTGAATCCCCTGATCACCAATTTTGAAACCATGATGCGCCGGCTGATTGGCGAAGATCTGGAACTCACCCTCGCCCTGGCACCTCAGGATCTCCGCATCAGCGCTGATCCCGCCCAGATTGAACAAGTCCTCATGAACCTCGTCGTCAATGCGCGGGATGCGATGCCCAAAGGCGGGAGGCTGAGGATCGAGACCGCACAGGTCGAGCTGACCAGAACACCCATGTATCATGCCCAGCTTCCCGCGCTCGGCACATTCGTCAAACTCAGCGTCTCTGATACCGGAAGCGGGATGTCACCCGATACCCTCACCCATATCTTCGAACCGTTTTTCACCACGAAAGAGGAAGGGAAAGGCACCGGCCTGGGTCTGTCGACCGTGTTTGGAATTGTCACCCAGAGTGGAGGGGGCCTCGATGTGACCAGCCGGATTGGACAAGGCAGTCGCTTCGACGTCTATTTCCCCAGCGTCCGATCCAATCTCGATCCGACCGCGTCCGCCCAAGCTCCTCGTTCATCACACCGGGGGCGTGAAACCATCCTCCTCGTAGAAGACGATGCCTCCGTGCGCGACCTCGTCCGGGACGAGCTCAAGAAACTCGGCTATCGCGTATTGGAATCCAAGAACGGACTGGAAGCCTGCCTGGTTGCCACACAGCAGATCGGCAATTATCAGCTGCTGCTTACCGATGTGGTCATGCCCGGCATGAACGGGACCGAACTGGCACAACATCTGCGCATCCTCAAGCCCGACCTCAGGATTCTCTTCATCTCGGGGTATGCCGACGATGTCGGCATCGGTGCGACTGATCAGCTGAGCGACTACCTCCAGAAGCCGTTTACGCCGGAAGCCTTGAGCCAACGGATTCGCCAGCTCCTCGATCTAGTGCCACTCCCACAGAACGGTTCGCCGCGGAAGGAAGCCTCCACCTCTCACTTATCGTAA
- a CDS encoding response regulator has product MTAAKPILLAEDNPRDAELALAAMEEEHISDKVVLCHDGAEVLDYLYCRGQFKSRLKGNPAVVFLDLKMPKVNGLEVLRTIKSDISLRPIPVVMLTSSREEKDLAESYALGANAYVVKPVEFHQFLTAVRELGTFWGVINEPPPEGSASTN; this is encoded by the coding sequence ATGACGGCTGCAAAACCCATCTTACTGGCCGAAGACAACCCCCGGGATGCGGAACTCGCGCTCGCGGCCATGGAAGAAGAGCATATCTCCGATAAGGTTGTCCTGTGCCACGACGGCGCCGAAGTCTTGGACTATCTCTATTGCCGCGGACAATTCAAGTCTCGCCTCAAGGGCAATCCCGCTGTCGTCTTTCTGGATCTCAAGATGCCCAAGGTCAATGGCCTTGAGGTGCTCCGCACCATTAAGTCCGACATCAGCCTTCGTCCGATTCCCGTCGTCATGCTGACCTCTTCCCGGGAGGAAAAAGACCTGGCAGAAAGCTATGCCCTGGGTGCCAATGCCTACGTCGTGAAGCCCGTCGAATTTCACCAGTTTCTCACGGCCGTGAGAGAATTGGGCACGTTCTGGGGCGTGATCAATGAACCACCCCCCGAAGGATCGGCGTCCACTAACTAA
- a CDS encoding DUF1365 domain-containing protein produces the protein MNSCIYSGHVRHRRFRPVSHAFTYRLFMMFLDLEELPIVFTDRWLWSVGRGNLASFQRTDHVGDPAIPLDQSIRQLVEARTGRRPTGPIRLLTHCRYFGYVFNPVSFFYCYDGTGEHVEAIVAEITNTPWGERHCYVLGERDNLAAGSRKRFHLNKEFHISPFIGMDVAYDWRFTAPTRQLAIHMENLRDGHPFFDATMVLQRKELSGSALAQVLVQYPLMTAKVIGAIHWQALKLWLKGVPFLSHPKKRKEASPAATSHLHS, from the coding sequence ATGAACAGTTGTATCTACTCAGGACATGTCCGGCATCGCCGCTTCAGGCCCGTGTCCCATGCGTTTACCTACCGGCTGTTCATGATGTTTCTGGATCTGGAAGAACTCCCGATCGTCTTCACCGACCGCTGGCTCTGGTCTGTTGGGCGAGGGAATCTCGCTTCGTTTCAGCGGACTGATCATGTCGGCGATCCTGCGATTCCGCTGGATCAGTCGATCCGCCAACTGGTCGAGGCTCGTACTGGCCGGAGGCCGACCGGTCCCATCAGGCTGCTCACCCATTGCCGCTATTTCGGCTATGTCTTCAATCCGGTGAGTTTCTTCTATTGTTACGACGGGACGGGGGAACACGTCGAGGCGATCGTGGCGGAGATTACGAATACCCCGTGGGGCGAACGTCATTGTTATGTACTCGGCGAAAGGGACAATCTTGCGGCCGGTTCGCGCAAGCGGTTTCATCTCAATAAAGAGTTTCATATCTCTCCCTTCATCGGCATGGACGTGGCCTATGACTGGCGGTTCACGGCGCCGACGAGACAACTGGCGATTCATATGGAGAATCTGCGCGATGGGCATCCCTTCTTTGACGCGACGATGGTGTTGCAGAGGAAGGAGCTGTCCGGGAGCGCGTTGGCGCAGGTGCTGGTGCAGTACCCACTGATGACGGCCAAGGTTATCGGTGCGATTCATTGGCAGGCCTTGAAGCTCTGGTTGAAGGGGGTGCCATTTCTTTCACATCCGAAGAAACGGAAGGAGGCGTCGCCTGCGGCGACGAGTCATCTACACTCATGA
- the pyrE gene encoding orotate phosphoribosyltransferase, which yields MRERLATAFHETHSFKWDPQGGFKLASGLTSPFYVDCRVLMAHPGARRLVGQLAYDALRDIQLDCLGGLEIGAISIATTISDYAYVAQPFRDWRTFVVRKQAKDHGLGKLIEGAYKPGERALIVDDVLTSGGSLLKAVAAARGAGLTVTHALVIVDRQEQDGRKKVEAEEVTLVSLLTIDDLTRANGAQR from the coding sequence GTGCGCGAGCGATTGGCAACAGCGTTTCACGAGACCCACTCTTTTAAGTGGGATCCCCAGGGCGGGTTCAAGCTGGCATCGGGGCTCACGAGTCCTTTCTATGTGGATTGTCGTGTGCTTATGGCACACCCGGGCGCGCGGCGGTTGGTCGGGCAACTAGCCTATGACGCACTCCGGGACATTCAGCTGGATTGTCTGGGCGGGTTGGAGATCGGGGCAATCTCCATTGCCACGACAATCTCCGACTATGCCTATGTTGCACAGCCATTCCGTGATTGGCGGACTTTCGTGGTTCGCAAACAGGCCAAGGACCATGGGCTGGGGAAGCTGATCGAAGGGGCCTACAAGCCCGGCGAGCGAGCGCTCATCGTGGATGATGTGCTGACCAGCGGCGGATCGTTGCTGAAGGCGGTCGCGGCGGCACGAGGTGCTGGATTGACCGTCACCCATGCATTGGTCATTGTCGATCGGCAGGAGCAGGACGGACGTAAGAAAGTGGAAGCGGAAGAGGTCACGCTGGTGAGTCTTCTGACGATCGACGATCTGACCAGGGCCAACGGTGCTCAGCGCTGA
- a CDS encoding DUF6134 family protein has translation MLSVCSMTSGFRIAVALLGFLTCLGSASQQAWSASSQTYDFKVFLGKDEIGRQRFDVSSEGDRTQVRVDAQFKVKFLYITVYTYRHTNVETWEGTCLREIHAETDDNGDSFFVNGIFRNGQLQVQTQAGNWIGEGCIKTFAYWNPEWIKGERLLNSQTGEHQPVSILAVGEETIPVQGVPTRAIHRRIVTDKFAVDLWYTLNGRWVALQSTTKKGDTLRYTLQ, from the coding sequence ATGCTTAGCGTGTGTTCCATGACCAGCGGGTTTCGTATCGCGGTGGCTCTTCTCGGGTTCCTGACGTGCCTTGGAAGCGCCTCCCAACAGGCGTGGAGTGCCAGCTCGCAGACCTATGACTTCAAGGTCTTCCTCGGCAAGGATGAAATCGGACGCCAGCGTTTTGATGTCTCATCGGAAGGCGACCGGACCCAGGTCCGGGTAGATGCGCAGTTCAAGGTCAAGTTCCTGTACATCACGGTCTATACCTATCGGCATACCAACGTCGAAACATGGGAGGGAACGTGCCTGCGCGAGATTCACGCGGAGACTGATGATAACGGTGATTCTTTCTTTGTGAACGGAATCTTTCGGAACGGACAGTTACAGGTGCAGACACAGGCCGGGAACTGGATCGGCGAGGGATGTATCAAGACCTTTGCCTACTGGAACCCTGAGTGGATCAAGGGTGAGCGATTGCTAAATTCGCAGACCGGCGAACATCAGCCGGTGTCTATTCTCGCGGTGGGTGAAGAGACGATTCCCGTGCAGGGAGTCCCGACGCGAGCGATCCACCGCCGGATCGTGACGGATAAGTTTGCGGTCGATCTCTGGTACACCTTGAACGGCAGATGGGTCGCACTCCAATCCACCACGAAGAAGGGCGATACCCTTCGCTATACGCTCCAGTGA
- a CDS encoding FAD-dependent oxidoreductase, whose protein sequence is MKIAIVGTGISGMVAAYLLHRDHELTVFEAAGYIGGHTNTIDVERDGRTFAVDTGFIVFNDWTYPNFIALLDKLGVESQASDMSFSVKCERTGLEYNGTSLNTLFAQRRNLLRPSFYRMIRDILRFNRDSLTLLEEPEPGPSLGSYLTAKSYSREFIEQYIVPMGAAIWSADHATMQEFPARYLVQFFKNHGMLSVDQRPTWRVVRGGSRRYLDKLVAPFLDRIQLNAPVESITRQPGSVEIGVTVHGRQTPSRRFDHVILATHSDQALAMLADPSPAEREILGAIPYQDNEAVLHTDASLLPRRKLAWAAWNYHLIRNQPDRAVVTYHMNRLQGLTASHEFCVTLNHTQAIDPQKIIRRITYHHPVYSPAAVGAQKRHGDISGVNRTSYCGAYWGFGFHEDGVKSALAVCKPFGKDLSS, encoded by the coding sequence ATGAAGATCGCGATTGTCGGTACAGGCATCTCCGGAATGGTCGCGGCCTACCTGCTTCACCGGGATCATGAGCTCACCGTCTTCGAGGCCGCTGGGTACATCGGAGGCCACACCAATACCATTGACGTAGAGAGGGATGGGCGGACCTTCGCAGTCGATACGGGATTTATCGTCTTCAACGACTGGACGTATCCCAACTTCATTGCGCTGCTGGACAAGCTCGGGGTGGAATCGCAAGCGAGCGATATGAGTTTCAGCGTGAAGTGCGAGCGCACCGGATTGGAGTACAACGGGACGTCTCTCAATACCCTCTTTGCCCAGCGACGCAATCTCCTGCGCCCTTCGTTTTATCGCATGATCCGCGATATCCTCCGATTCAATCGTGACTCGCTGACCCTGCTTGAAGAGCCGGAGCCGGGGCCCTCGCTCGGTTCGTACCTCACCGCGAAGAGCTACTCCAGGGAGTTTATCGAGCAGTACATTGTTCCGATGGGAGCGGCGATCTGGTCGGCAGATCATGCGACGATGCAGGAGTTCCCGGCGCGCTATCTGGTGCAGTTTTTCAAGAACCACGGCATGCTTTCTGTCGATCAACGCCCGACTTGGCGCGTGGTCAGGGGCGGGTCTCGGCGCTATCTGGACAAGCTGGTGGCGCCGTTTCTAGATCGGATTCAGTTGAATGCGCCGGTTGAGTCCATTACCCGTCAGCCGGGCTCCGTGGAGATCGGGGTGACCGTTCACGGGCGGCAAACTCCATCGAGGCGATTCGACCACGTCATTCTTGCCACTCATAGCGACCAGGCGCTCGCGATGCTGGCCGATCCCTCGCCCGCGGAGAGAGAGATTCTAGGCGCAATCCCCTATCAAGATAATGAAGCGGTCCTCCATACCGATGCGTCGCTCCTTCCCCGTCGAAAACTGGCCTGGGCCGCGTGGAACTATCATCTGATCCGGAATCAGCCGGATCGCGCGGTGGTGACCTATCATATGAACCGCCTGCAGGGCCTGACGGCATCCCATGAGTTCTGCGTCACGTTGAATCATACGCAGGCGATCGATCCTCAGAAGATCATTCGGCGAATCACCTATCACCATCCCGTCTATTCCCCTGCCGCCGTTGGGGCGCAGAAACGGCACGGGGACATCAGCGGCGTGAACCGGACATCCTATTGCGGGGCCTATTGGGGGTTCGGGTTCCACGAGGACGGGGTCAAGAGCGCCCTGGCGGTTTGCAAGCCGTTCGGCAAGGATCTGTCGTCATGA
- a CDS encoding DUF2878 domain-containing protein, whose product MKMSTTMIVSNFVLFQIGWFACVWSAAAHQPWIGVLVTTGVVVVHVLRAPLPMAELTLVFLALALGLVFDSLLVWQGWLQYSSGIVLPNVAPYWIVALWGLFATLLNVSLRWMRGRWVIAVVFGAAGGPAAYYGGLRLGALEFGNMPAGLLALALGWAVLTPLLLALSARFDGYAGLLEKKTS is encoded by the coding sequence ATGAAGATGAGCACCACAATGATCGTGAGCAACTTTGTGCTCTTTCAAATCGGCTGGTTTGCGTGTGTGTGGAGCGCCGCGGCGCACCAGCCCTGGATCGGCGTGCTCGTGACGACGGGGGTGGTGGTCGTGCATGTGCTCCGCGCTCCCCTGCCAATGGCGGAGCTCACACTGGTATTCCTGGCACTCGCCTTGGGACTTGTCTTCGATAGTCTGTTGGTATGGCAGGGCTGGCTGCAGTACTCCTCGGGAATCGTGCTCCCGAACGTTGCCCCGTATTGGATCGTGGCGTTGTGGGGGCTCTTCGCAACCCTCTTGAATGTTTCGTTGCGTTGGATGAGGGGGCGCTGGGTCATCGCGGTTGTGTTTGGAGCTGCCGGGGGTCCTGCCGCCTACTATGGCGGCCTCCGCCTGGGCGCGCTGGAATTCGGCAATATGCCCGCGGGTCTGTTGGCTCTGGCCCTCGGCTGGGCGGTGCTGACGCCGCTGCTGCTGGCGTTGTCAGCTCGCTTTGATGGCTATGCCGGCCTGCTGGAGAAGAAGACGTCATGA
- a CDS encoding lipocalin family protein, with the protein MSSMRLSFLMPVVLLVLAACSSPPPIHTATAVDLERFMGDWYVIANIPTFIETNAYNAMESYRLAGDGTVATTFSFREGGFEGARKTYHPTGYIIDTQSNAVWGMQFIWPIQADYRIIFVDDSYSQTVIGRAARDYVWLMARTAQISDPDYQRFLTLIAQEGYDVSKVRRVPHRWN; encoded by the coding sequence ATGTCATCTATGAGACTGTCATTCTTGATGCCCGTTGTGCTGCTCGTACTCGCAGCCTGCAGCAGCCCCCCACCCATTCACACTGCGACGGCCGTGGACTTGGAGCGGTTCATGGGGGACTGGTATGTCATCGCCAATATTCCAACTTTTATTGAGACGAACGCCTACAACGCCATGGAGTCCTATCGCCTAGCCGGGGATGGCACCGTGGCCACGACCTTCAGTTTCCGCGAGGGCGGATTTGAGGGCGCGCGCAAGACCTATCATCCGACCGGCTACATTATCGATACGCAATCGAATGCCGTCTGGGGTATGCAATTCATCTGGCCCATCCAAGCCGACTATCGCATCATCTTTGTAGACGATTCGTACAGTCAGACGGTCATTGGAAGAGCTGCGCGTGATTATGTCTGGTTGATGGCGCGAACCGCTCAGATTTCTGATCCAGACTATCAGCGGTTTCTCACGCTCATCGCCCAGGAAGGCTACGATGTTTCCAAGGTCCGTAGGGTCCCGCATAGGTGGAACTAG
- a CDS encoding rhodanese-like domain-containing protein has translation MQRWKWGLLGALLLSSLAVTSQVWSYHSYLLTVQQLQAGLAKASTPDKKGFVLVDVRSPEEHRTGMIPGTDLNIDFREMKARHRELGAQLDEHIVVYCQSGHRSNIAAETLADLGYRHVYNVSGSMNAWTEAGFPVARPGR, from the coding sequence ATGCAACGGTGGAAATGGGGACTCCTGGGTGCTCTTCTGTTGAGTAGCCTCGCTGTCACCAGCCAGGTGTGGTCATACCATTCCTACCTGCTGACCGTCCAGCAGCTGCAGGCGGGGTTGGCCAAAGCATCGACTCCCGACAAGAAGGGATTTGTGTTGGTTGATGTCAGAAGTCCGGAAGAGCACCGGACCGGCATGATACCCGGTACGGACCTGAACATTGATTTCCGAGAGATGAAAGCCAGGCATCGTGAGCTCGGGGCTCAGTTAGACGAGCACATTGTCGTGTATTGCCAGTCGGGCCACCGCAGCAACATTGCCGCCGAGACGTTGGCCGACCTCGGCTACCGCCATGTCTACAATGTGTCGGGAAGCATGAATGCCTGGACGGAAGCGGGATTCCCTGTCGCGCGTCCGGGACGCTAG
- a CDS encoding phosphodiester glycosidase family protein, which translates to MDLQTTQTPHRSCRIPRTFFISLLLWSTTPALAQEPLWEPLRPGLTASIWQPDERCPDMDRLLVIKVNPALHRFSVHHFAQEGLLHPPSIDEWQKRTSHEIVFNAGLFRENFAYLGLLFKGGKSLGSRRHSIWQGLFVAEPQPPLSAPKAGVLDLANDVFHEEAPAYLEAAQSLMLLDRKGTIRVRQTGKRAYQTVVAEEKDGHILILKSLGLVTLHGLGQCLRDTFPSIRLAMAMDGGSSSDLVVSESLWKDREPSDAKASWKDLFTGRSTAHIPLPAIIGLSLRESSTGPVKPSPQP; encoded by the coding sequence ATGGACCTTCAGACGACGCAGACCCCGCACCGTTCCTGCCGCATCCCACGCACGTTCTTTATTTCACTCCTGCTCTGGTCAACAACACCGGCGCTCGCGCAAGAACCGCTATGGGAACCTCTCCGCCCAGGGCTGACCGCCTCGATCTGGCAACCGGATGAGCGATGTCCCGACATGGACCGATTGTTGGTCATCAAGGTCAATCCAGCCCTCCATCGCTTTTCAGTACATCACTTTGCTCAGGAAGGTCTGCTGCATCCCCCTAGTATTGACGAATGGCAGAAACGAACCAGTCATGAGATTGTGTTCAACGCGGGGCTGTTCAGAGAGAACTTCGCGTACCTCGGCCTGCTCTTTAAAGGCGGGAAGTCACTTGGCAGTCGACGCCATAGCATATGGCAAGGACTGTTCGTCGCAGAACCCCAACCTCCGCTCTCAGCACCCAAAGCAGGCGTACTGGATCTGGCCAACGATGTCTTTCATGAAGAGGCGCCCGCCTATCTGGAAGCCGCCCAGTCGCTGATGCTGCTTGATCGGAAGGGAACCATACGCGTGCGGCAGACCGGGAAGCGGGCATACCAAACCGTGGTGGCAGAAGAAAAAGACGGGCACATTCTCATTCTGAAAAGTCTCGGTCTGGTCACCTTACATGGGCTCGGCCAATGCCTGCGGGATACATTCCCATCAATCAGGCTCGCCATGGCCATGGACGGAGGATCGTCGTCTGATCTCGTCGTCTCAGAGTCCCTCTGGAAAGACCGGGAACCCTCAGACGCCAAGGCCAGTTGGAAGGACCTGTTCACCGGCCGGTCAACCGCACATATTCCGCTGCCGGCGATCATCGGCCTCAGTCTTCGCGAGAGCAGCACGGGCCCCGTCAAACCCTCACCGCAACCCTAG